The Penaeus chinensis breed Huanghai No. 1 chromosome 36, ASM1920278v2, whole genome shotgun sequence genome includes a region encoding these proteins:
- the LOC125044707 gene encoding uncharacterized protein LOC125044707, translating into MDTDSECTSSSTCMCEALCKNQNDAGHGTCDCGSPYFPVWPTVFGIIGAILIFIFWHHQIAKLCRKYKYNGTLHPHMRDEPPPPPPRENSAEHPRETAWDAPPPYDALTKTGPHPLPSGISIIHTDNPPSYNDVIKMDREAHKVTASNSQEAEGPEERGKRKNSTKMDLDVEQGGQWALKM; encoded by the exons ATGGACACGGATTCAGAGTGTACAAGCAGtagcacatgtatgtgtgaagc TCTGTGCAAGAATCAAAACGACGCTGGCCATGGAACGTGCGATTGTGGATCTCCATATTTTCCAGTCTGGCCAACAGTTTTTGGAATTATAGGAGCAATACTTATATTCATCTTTTGGCATCATCAGATTGCTAAGCTCTGCAGAAA ataCAAGTACAATGGGACGCTACACCCACACATGAGGGACGAaccgccacctcctccaccaAGAGAAAATTCAGCTGAACACCCAAGGGAAACTGCTTGGGATGCTCCTCCCCCTTATGATGCCCTTACGAAAACAG GTCCCCATCCTCTGCCATCTGGCATCTCAATCATCCATACAGACA ATCCTCCCTCCTATAATGATGTAATTAAAATGGACAGAGAAGCCCATAAAGTCACAGCATCCAACAGCCAAGAAGCAGAGGGtccagaggaaagaggaaagagaaaaaactcCACGAAAATGGACCTGGATGTGGAACAGGGAGGACAGTGGGCACTAAAAATGTAA